A single Actinomycetota bacterium DNA region contains:
- a CDS encoding 1-phosphofructokinase family hexose kinase gives MIGLITTVTLNPAVDKILRVRGLRSNRLNRAEVLMTTAGGKGVNVSYLLQAMGSEAIAMGFVGGTSGQFLEEELRKAGITTSFVHIAEETRTNYIVLDEARHTQTQINERGPLVSIEEIQEFEGTFKRVLSRSEMVIIAGSLPQGVEPEICAELITMARERGIKTILNTTEPALIRGLEAQPFLVKPDIRATDQFMGVRLNSNRRRLEVAQRILAKGVQVVVIGSNYINHIVVTPEQIWEASAPGVEIVSRVGVGDAMIGGMAFVLAKGGVIDEAIRLGMAASIAVVRKVENRIESRQEVEQFLDWVQLKEVKR, from the coding sequence TTGATTGGTTTGATTACCACGGTAACTCTCAATCCAGCTGTGGATAAGATCTTAAGGGTCCGTGGCTTGAGATCGAATAGGCTAAATCGGGCAGAGGTTTTAATGACTACGGCGGGGGGCAAGGGTGTAAACGTCTCGTATCTTTTGCAAGCTATGGGTTCCGAAGCCATCGCCATGGGGTTTGTTGGAGGCACTTCCGGTCAATTTCTTGAGGAGGAACTCAGGAAAGCTGGAATCACCACAAGTTTTGTGCATATAGCTGAAGAGACTCGAACTAACTACATCGTTCTAGATGAAGCACGCCATACTCAAACGCAGATCAATGAAAGGGGACCACTTGTTTCGATCGAGGAGATCCAAGAATTTGAGGGGACTTTTAAGAGGGTGCTTTCCCGTAGTGAAATGGTCATCATTGCAGGTAGTCTCCCCCAAGGTGTGGAGCCCGAAATTTGTGCTGAGCTGATCACCATGGCCAGAGAAAGGGGGATAAAGACCATCCTTAATACTACAGAACCCGCCCTTATCAGGGGACTGGAGGCTCAGCCTTTTCTAGTCAAGCCCGATATCCGGGCTACGGACCAGTTCATGGGGGTGAGGCTCAATTCCAATCGCCGAAGACTGGAAGTTGCTCAAAGGATTTTGGCTAAGGGCGTTCAAGTCGTGGTCATCGGCTCCAATTATATAAATCATATCGTGGTGACCCCGGAGCAAATATGGGAAGCGAGCGCCCCTGGTGTGGAGATAGTGAGCAGAGTGGGTGTAGGAGATGCTATGATAGGTGGGATGGCTTTTGTTTTGGCAAAGGGCGGTGTAATCGATGAAGCCATCCGACTGGGGATGGCTGCTTCAATAGCTGTGGTTAGGAAGGTTGAGAATAGGATAGAAAGCCGACAAGAGGTGGAGCAATTCCTTGACTGGGTGCAGTTAAAGGAGGTAAAGAGATGA